The following coding sequences are from one Gemmatimonadaceae bacterium window:
- a CDS encoding glycosyltransferase family 4 protein, with the protein MKIHVWSPAFENFGGGIAAFARELSFALSDLGHDLRLHGKLDTTGTLKQLELRGTRHVPSPIRTLGFAATTFGSCLHDRPDHIISTHVNFLAVAHAAARLTGTPFSAVAHGIDVHDDLSMLRRAALRAAHRIYAVSSWTRNRVLALSGVDTKRVFLLPNTFDELRFKPGSIPGQLAERYGIQPGELVVLTVARLDAGEAYKGYDRVIRAMPAIAAACGAVRFILVGDGPDRARVELLAREVGVWDRVTFCGFVSDEELPGHYRLADVFAMPSTGEGFGIVYLESMACGTPVLAGNVDGSVDALDHGRLGRLVDPTDIDQIAAGIVSLLRRQGPSAWFEPEFLHRMVKDQFGRDAFRERVRTAVSLPA; encoded by the coding sequence TTGAAGATCCATGTATGGTCGCCGGCATTCGAAAACTTCGGCGGTGGGATCGCGGCGTTTGCGCGGGAGCTTTCGTTTGCCCTGAGTGATCTCGGACATGATCTGCGACTTCACGGAAAGCTCGACACAACCGGAACGCTGAAACAGCTCGAGCTCAGGGGAACCAGGCATGTCCCGTCGCCAATCCGAACGCTGGGCTTTGCAGCCACGACCTTTGGCTCCTGTCTTCATGACCGGCCTGATCACATCATCAGCACCCACGTAAACTTTCTGGCAGTTGCACACGCAGCCGCGCGACTCACCGGAACGCCATTCTCGGCCGTTGCCCACGGTATTGACGTGCACGATGATCTGTCCATGCTTAGGCGCGCCGCTCTAAGGGCGGCACATAGGATATATGCGGTCAGCAGTTGGACGCGGAATCGTGTACTGGCCCTTTCGGGAGTCGACACGAAACGTGTCTTCCTGCTGCCGAACACTTTTGACGAACTGCGGTTCAAACCTGGCTCGATACCGGGGCAACTGGCTGAACGATACGGCATTCAGCCGGGAGAGCTTGTCGTGCTCACAGTAGCAAGGCTCGATGCAGGTGAGGCGTACAAGGGTTACGACCGCGTCATACGTGCCATGCCGGCGATTGCAGCTGCCTGTGGGGCGGTTCGGTTTATCCTGGTCGGTGACGGCCCTGACAGGGCACGTGTGGAGTTGCTCGCTCGCGAGGTTGGCGTATGGGATCGCGTGACTTTCTGCGGGTTCGTCAGTGACGAGGAGCTCCCCGGACATTACAGGCTGGCCGATGTATTCGCGATGCCGAGCACGGGCGAAGGATTCGGAATAGTGTATCTCGAATCCATGGCGTGTGGAACGCCGGTGCTGGCCGGCAACGTTGACGGGTCGGTGGACGCGCTCGATCACGGACGACTTGGTCGCCTTGTAGACCCGACGGACATCGATCAGATAGCCGCAGGAATCGTTTCTCTCCTTCGCCGACAGGGACCCTCGGCTTGGTTCGAGCCAGAATTCCTGCATCGAATGGTCAAGGATCAGTTCGGGCGCGATGCCTTCCGCGAACGAGTACGCACGGCCGTTTCGCTGCCGGCTTAA